In Acetobacteroides hydrogenigenes, a genomic segment contains:
- a CDS encoding DUF6261 family protein, whose translation MIKGFFYHDMRILEKALFAEKMLQIVKRDQDQDAEFALLVQDMEGKVETLNQALQKVSNASISSLVKKDDAQRDKGISNLRRYAQTCAARKNEAWASAGQQLVYAIKAVGWTMNRKGNKEETNLVDTLLNMLETHPHLKQAIETINAQEWVEEIREGQASYILHKEQQTQAKPPKSRVSSQEAARVLGFAIDKMGRYINFHIEFRNNETYKAMASSLNHIIAEFRATQKQRATRSRKKREGKSSRNTEE comes from the coding sequence ATGATCAAAGGATTCTTCTACCACGATATGCGGATACTCGAGAAAGCGCTATTTGCCGAAAAGATGCTCCAAATCGTTAAGCGCGATCAGGATCAGGATGCCGAATTTGCGCTGCTCGTACAGGATATGGAGGGTAAGGTCGAAACCCTGAACCAGGCGCTGCAAAAGGTGAGCAACGCCAGCATCAGCAGCCTGGTAAAAAAGGATGATGCCCAGCGCGACAAGGGCATCTCGAACCTGCGCCGCTACGCGCAAACGTGCGCCGCCCGAAAGAACGAAGCCTGGGCCAGCGCCGGCCAGCAGCTAGTTTACGCCATTAAGGCCGTGGGCTGGACGATGAACCGCAAAGGCAACAAGGAGGAGACTAACCTGGTAGATACGCTGCTCAACATGCTGGAAACGCACCCCCACCTAAAGCAGGCCATCGAAACGATAAACGCACAGGAGTGGGTGGAGGAGATCCGCGAAGGGCAGGCCAGCTACATCCTGCACAAGGAGCAGCAAACGCAGGCCAAGCCTCCCAAAAGCAGGGTAAGCTCGCAGGAGGCAGCCCGGGTGCTAGGCTTCGCCATCGACAAGATGGGGCGCTACATCAACTTTCATATCGAATTTAGGAATAACGAAACCTACAAGGCTATGGCCTCGTCGCTAAACCACATCATAGCCGAATTCAGGGCAACGCAAAAGCAGCGCGCCACGCGCTCGCGCAAGAAAAGGGAGGGCAAGAGCAGCCGCAACACAGAGGAGTAG
- a CDS encoding sulfatase family protein has translation MNYTKLTTLGLCSMGIVTPALSKNGQAEKKPNRRPNIIFMMSDDHAYQAISAYGSIVNKTPNIDRIANDGAIFTHNYCANSISTPSRACALTGKHSHKNGVLTWDAIDTAQVTFPKLLRSNGYRTGIFGKWHLGSNPAGFDEWMVYPGQGSYYNPDYLTAKGPVQIEGYSEEVTTDLALDFLKRQSNPDQPFLLVCNFKAPHRSWMPGPKYLTMYANDTIPEPETLFDDYSDRATPASQHKMGIDKHMHMGYDLKVPMGEDYWDKVGGYERMTPAQKEAWNKAYGPEIYKFLIERPKGKDLVRWKYQHYMKDYLRCVAAVDDNIGRILDYLKENNLEENTIVVYCADQGFYLGEHGWFDKRWMYEESFRMPLLMRWPNGIKKGITIDQLTQNIDFAPTLLEAAGIKAPKEMQGKSMLPLLEGKKVKWRDALYYHYYDHIGEHGVARHYGVRTDRYKLIHYYTTNEWELFDLDKDPKEMHSQYSNPAYADVKKMLLKKLEQLKVEYKIPDSLTKELMEKFDKK, from the coding sequence ATGAATTACACGAAGCTAACCACGCTCGGACTTTGCTCCATGGGGATCGTAACCCCCGCGCTGTCTAAGAATGGGCAAGCCGAGAAGAAGCCGAACCGTAGGCCAAACATCATCTTTATGATGAGCGACGACCATGCCTACCAGGCTATCAGCGCCTATGGCTCTATCGTCAACAAAACACCAAACATCGACCGCATTGCCAACGATGGTGCCATCTTTACGCACAACTACTGCGCCAACTCCATTAGCACCCCCAGCCGCGCCTGTGCGCTTACGGGCAAGCATAGCCACAAAAATGGGGTGCTTACGTGGGATGCAATTGATACAGCACAGGTAACTTTCCCCAAGCTGCTTCGTAGCAACGGCTACAGAACCGGTATCTTTGGGAAGTGGCACTTGGGAAGCAATCCGGCAGGCTTCGACGAGTGGATGGTATATCCAGGTCAGGGCAGCTACTACAATCCCGACTACCTAACGGCAAAAGGTCCGGTTCAGATCGAAGGCTACTCCGAGGAGGTTACCACCGATTTAGCGCTCGACTTCCTAAAGCGCCAGTCGAACCCCGACCAGCCCTTCCTGCTGGTTTGCAACTTTAAGGCGCCTCACCGTTCGTGGATGCCCGGGCCAAAGTACCTCACCATGTACGCCAACGACACCATCCCCGAACCCGAAACCCTTTTCGACGACTACAGCGACCGCGCTACGCCTGCCTCGCAGCATAAGATGGGTATCGACAAGCACATGCACATGGGCTACGACCTGAAGGTTCCGATGGGCGAAGACTATTGGGATAAGGTTGGAGGCTACGAAAGGATGACCCCTGCCCAAAAGGAGGCCTGGAACAAGGCCTATGGCCCCGAGATCTACAAGTTCCTTATCGAAAGGCCAAAGGGTAAGGATTTGGTGCGATGGAAGTACCAGCACTACATGAAGGACTACCTGCGCTGCGTTGCCGCGGTTGACGATAATATTGGTAGAATACTGGACTACCTTAAGGAGAACAACCTCGAGGAGAATACCATTGTGGTGTACTGCGCCGATCAGGGCTTTTACCTGGGCGAGCACGGCTGGTTCGACAAGCGCTGGATGTACGAGGAGTCGTTCCGCATGCCGCTGCTGATGCGCTGGCCTAACGGCATCAAGAAGGGGATAACGATCGATCAGCTTACGCAGAACATCGACTTTGCCCCAACCTTGCTAGAGGCGGCAGGCATTAAGGCTCCTAAGGAGATGCAGGGGAAGAGCATGCTGCCCTTGCTCGAGGGCAAGAAGGTGAAGTGGCGCGATGCGCTCTACTACCACTACTACGACCATATCGGCGAGCATGGTGTGGCAAGGCACTACGGGGTGCGTACCGATAGGTACAAGCTTATTCACTACTACACCACCAACGAGTGGGAGCTCTTCGATCTAGATAAAGACCCAAAGGAGATGCATAGCCAGTACAGCAACCCTGCCTATGCCGATGTAAAGAAGATGCTTCTTAAGAAGCTCGAGCAGCTAAAGGTGGAGTACAAGATCCCCGATTCGCTGACCAAGGAGCTGATGGAGAAGTTTGATAAAAAGTAA
- a CDS encoding anaerobic sulfatase-maturation protein, translating to MNKTIAPFARHLYVMLKPVGSICNLDCSYCYYLEKENLYANTAKHFMSEELLERFIKDYLRSQTKAEVLFTWHGGEALMRPIKFYQKALDLQKKYGGGRPIDNSIQTNGVLLTDEWCEFFKRNNFLVGISIDGPREFHDKHRRSKQGHSTFDQVMRGVELLKKHQVEFNAMAVINSDNVKHPLEVYNFFKEIGCQFIQFSPIVERISSNDNGLKFSSPTESGIAEVAPYTVDPDEFANFYLKIFDEWVRKDVGSIYIQLFDSTLANWVGQPPGVCTLAKTCGHAGVMEFNGDVYSCDHFVYPEFKIGNIYSQNLTSMMYSDKQQRFGSNKFTSLPRQCRECRYLFACYGECPKNRFITDKYGEPGLNYLCNGFYKFFDHVRPYMDYMKEEYENQRPPANVMSWVNRGMK from the coding sequence ATGAATAAGACAATTGCCCCATTTGCAAGGCATCTCTACGTAATGCTTAAGCCTGTTGGGTCGATATGCAACCTCGACTGTAGCTACTGCTACTACCTCGAAAAGGAAAACCTCTACGCCAACACCGCAAAGCACTTCATGAGCGAGGAGCTGCTCGAGCGGTTCATTAAGGATTACCTCCGCTCGCAAACCAAGGCCGAGGTGCTCTTTACCTGGCATGGCGGCGAGGCGCTTATGCGCCCCATAAAGTTCTACCAAAAGGCGCTAGACCTGCAGAAGAAGTACGGAGGAGGACGCCCAATCGACAACTCCATCCAAACCAACGGGGTGCTGCTTACCGACGAGTGGTGCGAGTTCTTTAAGCGGAACAACTTCCTTGTGGGGATATCTATAGATGGTCCTCGCGAATTCCACGATAAGCATAGACGCTCGAAGCAGGGGCACTCCACCTTCGACCAGGTGATGCGCGGAGTAGAGCTGCTGAAGAAGCATCAGGTGGAGTTTAACGCCATGGCCGTTATCAATAGCGATAACGTGAAGCATCCTTTGGAGGTGTACAACTTCTTTAAGGAGATCGGATGTCAGTTCATCCAATTCTCGCCAATCGTAGAGCGTATCTCTAGTAACGATAACGGATTGAAGTTCTCGAGCCCGACAGAATCGGGTATTGCAGAGGTCGCCCCATATACGGTAGACCCTGATGAGTTTGCCAACTTCTACCTTAAGATATTCGACGAGTGGGTACGAAAGGATGTGGGCAGCATCTACATTCAGCTGTTCGATTCGACCCTTGCCAACTGGGTAGGCCAGCCACCGGGCGTTTGCACCCTGGCGAAGACCTGCGGGCATGCCGGCGTAATGGAGTTCAACGGCGATGTGTACTCGTGCGACCACTTCGTTTACCCCGAGTTTAAGATTGGAAACATCTACTCGCAGAACCTCACCTCGATGATGTATTCCGACAAGCAGCAGCGCTTTGGCAGCAACAAGTTTACATCGCTTCCTCGCCAGTGCAGGGAGTGCCGATACCTGTTTGCTTGCTACGGCGAGTGTCCCAAGAATCGTTTTATTACCGATAAGTATGGCGAGCCGGGGCTGAACTATCTCTGTAACGGGTTTTACAAGTTCTTCGACCACGTTCGGCCCTACATGGACTACATGAAGGAGGAGTACGAAAACCAACGCCCACCAGCTAATGTGATGAGTTGGGTAAATAGGGGAATGAAGTAG
- a CDS encoding arylsulfatase, giving the protein MSNKELLAAGLLLSTVPSFAAKGEKKAKVQKPNIIFILADDMGYGDLSCYGQQKYTTPNLDALASSGVRFTNHYTGSSVSAPSRCALLTGMHTGHAAIRGNKEIDPEGQQPMPASTITIAKLLKDAGYKTGLTGKWGLGYPGSESDPNHMGFDYFFGYNCQYQAHFAFPEHLWENNKKVEYPENKGMARKTWSQEEIMNHAKSFIKSNSKNPFFLYLAVTVPHAEMVLPEKYLKDFIGKYPEKPFPGQHYGKQDYPHAAYAAMVTWLDGQVGELKSLLKAQGIDENTVIMFASDNGPHVEGGNDPYFFNSNGGYRGVKRDLYEGGVRTPLIVSWPKSIKGGQVSNHVGAFWDIMPTICDITSIKAPKNIDGISFTPALFGKKTKEHEYLYWEFHEMGKRQAIRMGKWKAVRLNIAIPEKTKTELYDLSSDPYEKVDVAKSNPEVMKKMETIFLTARTSNPYWDL; this is encoded by the coding sequence ATGAGTAACAAAGAGCTGCTGGCTGCAGGACTTTTACTTAGTACCGTTCCCTCGTTTGCCGCAAAGGGGGAAAAGAAGGCAAAGGTGCAAAAGCCGAACATCATCTTCATCCTTGCCGACGACATGGGGTACGGCGACCTGTCGTGCTACGGACAGCAAAAATACACGACTCCAAATCTCGACGCATTAGCCTCTAGCGGCGTACGCTTCACAAATCACTATACGGGGAGTAGCGTAAGTGCACCATCGCGCTGTGCGCTGCTAACAGGGATGCATACCGGACATGCTGCCATAAGAGGAAACAAGGAGATCGATCCGGAAGGACAACAGCCAATGCCGGCAAGTACCATCACTATTGCGAAGCTGCTAAAAGATGCCGGATACAAAACAGGTTTAACAGGTAAATGGGGACTCGGCTATCCAGGATCGGAATCGGATCCAAACCATATGGGCTTCGACTACTTCTTTGGCTACAACTGCCAGTATCAGGCGCACTTTGCATTCCCGGAGCATCTTTGGGAAAATAATAAAAAGGTAGAATATCCCGAGAACAAGGGAATGGCCAGAAAAACCTGGTCGCAGGAAGAAATTATGAACCATGCCAAATCGTTCATCAAGTCGAACTCGAAAAATCCGTTCTTCCTATACCTTGCGGTAACGGTACCTCATGCCGAGATGGTTCTTCCCGAAAAATACTTGAAGGATTTCATTGGAAAGTACCCCGAAAAGCCATTCCCAGGGCAGCACTACGGCAAACAGGATTATCCCCATGCCGCATACGCAGCCATGGTAACCTGGCTAGACGGACAAGTTGGCGAACTTAAATCGCTGCTTAAAGCCCAAGGAATCGACGAGAATACGGTAATCATGTTTGCCTCCGATAATGGTCCTCACGTTGAGGGTGGCAACGATCCATACTTCTTCAACAGCAACGGAGGCTACCGGGGTGTTAAGCGCGACCTATACGAAGGAGGCGTTCGCACACCACTGATTGTTTCGTGGCCTAAATCGATAAAGGGTGGACAGGTAAGCAACCACGTGGGCGCATTCTGGGATATTATGCCAACCATTTGCGATATTACCTCAATTAAGGCGCCAAAGAATATCGACGGCATATCCTTTACACCTGCACTGTTTGGCAAGAAGACAAAGGAGCACGAATACCTCTACTGGGAGTTCCACGAGATGGGCAAGCGTCAGGCGATAAGGATGGGCAAATGGAAAGCTGTTAGGTTGAACATTGCCATCCCCGAAAAGACCAAGACGGAGCTTTACGACTTGAGCTCCGATCCTTACGAAAAGGTCGATGTGGCGAAGTCGAATCCGGAGGTAATGAAAAAGATGGAGACGATTTTCCTCACCGCACGAACTAGCAATCCGTACTGGGATTTATAG
- a CDS encoding family 20 glycosylhydrolase encodes MKRITRIALLSAMVVFTATSRGNNAKLPLIPYPQKVEQLKAEKVSFKTLVILADEDHSTNLSGAIAQLNRFVPALQISTNAPQKGYITVSLLKETSIPKEGYKLNIEGNKASITYSDNGGCFYAFQTLMQLMEKKGKAYTLPQVAIEDSPNFMFRGFMHDVGRNFQTIEDLKRQLDIFALYKLNVFHWHLTDHPGWRIECKAYPILNDPTYQRKGRDQGTFYTYDQIRDLIAYAKERNILVIPEIDVPGHSAYFKTAFGFTMASPQGIEVLEKCFKEFFSEIPASDCPYIHLGSDEVHIDNPKEFMAKMEDLVYQSGRKAVVWNPGLKASPATINQIWKDAAFTSEDKQNDVNLSSPLFDSSIGYVNGYDPLILVNRIILNKACGKVKGDSLALGGILCCWPDVKVADKKNIFRHNPVWPATLAFAERYWHGGELPFVKNPNLLELSNIEMRNNLEDFEKRMDVHKTGILASEPFPWTANSTIQWNVSIPFKSKEEHTAKSTTKALASLPDSLRWVSYSGGTIDMEALKRAYKVEGKDSLVAYAYAYIYSDKSKTVDCWIGFETPARSNRQYAGIPQQGSWDANGGDVWINGSRLTPPVWSKPGQYRILRPTWAQPEEEMPYEDEEFYWSRKPTKVHLQKGKNVVLIKVPKSYQAQRWSFTFAPLNMDGLRFTTKEN; translated from the coding sequence ATGAAAAGAATCACCAGAATTGCATTGCTTTCCGCAATGGTAGTCTTTACGGCTACATCTAGAGGGAACAATGCAAAGCTTCCACTTATCCCCTACCCTCAAAAGGTAGAGCAGCTAAAAGCGGAAAAAGTTTCTTTTAAGACGCTGGTTATCCTTGCTGACGAAGACCATTCAACAAACCTATCTGGTGCTATTGCCCAATTGAACAGGTTTGTTCCAGCACTGCAAATCTCTACCAATGCTCCTCAGAAAGGCTACATTACTGTTTCCCTTCTCAAAGAGACAAGCATCCCTAAAGAGGGCTATAAACTTAATATTGAAGGTAATAAAGCAAGCATAACCTATAGCGACAATGGGGGTTGCTTCTACGCATTCCAAACACTAATGCAGCTAATGGAGAAAAAAGGTAAGGCGTACACCCTTCCTCAGGTTGCGATCGAAGATTCGCCTAACTTTATGTTTAGGGGTTTTATGCACGATGTTGGAAGAAACTTTCAAACCATCGAAGACCTAAAACGACAGCTTGACATCTTTGCTCTATACAAGTTGAACGTATTCCACTGGCACCTAACCGATCATCCGGGTTGGAGAATTGAGTGTAAGGCCTATCCTATACTAAACGACCCAACCTACCAACGTAAAGGGCGCGACCAAGGAACTTTTTATACCTACGATCAGATTCGTGACCTCATCGCCTATGCAAAGGAACGAAACATCTTGGTAATCCCCGAAATTGACGTTCCGGGACACAGCGCATACTTTAAAACAGCCTTTGGCTTTACCATGGCGTCGCCACAAGGAATAGAGGTTCTTGAGAAGTGCTTTAAGGAGTTCTTTTCAGAAATTCCTGCATCTGATTGCCCATATATCCACTTAGGCTCCGACGAGGTTCACATTGACAATCCCAAAGAATTTATGGCCAAAATGGAAGATCTAGTCTACCAATCGGGAAGGAAGGCGGTTGTTTGGAATCCAGGATTGAAAGCGTCGCCTGCAACCATCAACCAAATTTGGAAGGATGCCGCATTTACAAGCGAGGATAAGCAGAACGATGTCAACCTAAGCTCACCACTCTTCGACTCATCGATAGGCTACGTTAACGGATACGATCCACTCATTTTAGTCAACAGAATTATACTGAACAAGGCCTGCGGCAAAGTAAAAGGCGATAGCCTTGCATTAGGGGGAATTCTTTGCTGCTGGCCCGATGTAAAAGTGGCCGACAAGAAAAATATATTTAGGCACAATCCGGTTTGGCCTGCAACTCTAGCATTTGCCGAGAGGTACTGGCATGGAGGAGAACTTCCATTCGTAAAAAATCCTAACCTGCTCGAGCTGTCGAATATCGAGATGAGGAATAATCTTGAAGATTTTGAGAAACGCATGGACGTACACAAAACGGGTATTCTCGCGTCAGAACCTTTCCCTTGGACTGCAAACTCGACTATCCAATGGAATGTATCAATTCCTTTTAAATCGAAAGAAGAGCATACTGCCAAATCGACAACCAAAGCACTAGCAAGCTTACCCGATAGCCTACGCTGGGTTTCGTATTCAGGTGGTACTATTGACATGGAAGCACTAAAAAGAGCCTACAAGGTTGAAGGAAAGGATTCGCTGGTTGCCTATGCTTACGCCTATATCTATTCGGATAAAAGCAAAACTGTTGATTGCTGGATAGGATTCGAAACCCCAGCTCGTTCGAACAGGCAATATGCAGGAATTCCCCAGCAAGGTAGCTGGGATGCCAACGGAGGTGATGTGTGGATTAATGGCTCACGACTTACTCCTCCTGTTTGGAGTAAGCCTGGCCAATACAGAATACTTCGACCAACATGGGCCCAGCCTGAAGAGGAAATGCCCTACGAAGACGAGGAATTCTACTGGTCGAGAAAGCCTACAAAGGTACATCTCCAAAAGGGCAAAAACGTGGTACTCATAAAAGTGCCCAAATCCTACCAAGCACAACGATGGTCGTTTACGTTTGCCCCGCTAAACATGGATGGATTAAGGTTTACAACTAAAGAAAACTAG
- a CDS encoding GDSL-type esterase/lipase family protein — protein MKKSIILLLALTLCLGATKAQTRKFSTYYYQRATLFEKMTTKNNGVIFIGDSITDGGEWCTLFNNSSILNFGISGDGTEGVLARIDVAARLTPKKIFIMIGINDLAKGMSPDTIAKNIEKITDALKVRSPRTKVYLQSVLPVNASFKMFDGHVSKGKEIIALNALIKTICEEKGYTFIDLYSSFKQSDSELMNPKYTNDGLHLLGDGYLLWSSLIKHHLK, from the coding sequence ATGAAGAAGAGTATAATTCTACTACTAGCGCTAACCCTTTGCCTAGGAGCAACGAAGGCTCAAACTCGAAAGTTTTCAACCTACTACTATCAACGAGCCACACTTTTCGAGAAGATGACAACTAAAAACAACGGAGTAATTTTTATCGGAGATTCGATAACTGATGGAGGCGAATGGTGTACGCTTTTCAACAATTCTTCAATTCTGAATTTTGGAATTAGCGGCGATGGCACCGAAGGTGTGCTGGCAAGAATCGACGTTGCAGCACGCCTAACTCCCAAGAAAATATTTATAATGATTGGGATAAACGATTTAGCCAAGGGCATGTCGCCCGACACCATCGCCAAGAACATCGAAAAAATTACAGATGCACTAAAAGTCAGGTCGCCACGTACCAAGGTGTACCTCCAAAGCGTACTGCCAGTTAACGCTTCGTTTAAAATGTTTGATGGCCATGTAAGCAAAGGCAAAGAAATTATTGCTTTAAATGCCTTAATCAAGACTATTTGCGAAGAAAAAGGATACACGTTTATCGATCTATACAGCTCTTTCAAGCAATCCGACTCCGAATTGATGAACCCTAAGTATACCAACGACGGCCTTCATCTTTTGGGTGATGGATACCTACTATGGAGCAGCCTTATTAAACACCATTTAAAATAG
- a CDS encoding GDSL-type esterase/lipase family protein has product MYRLLFLFSLFISLNSFAQKVKVACVGNSVTWGYLLPNRETECYPYQLGKMLGDSYEVKNFGVSGATLLEKGHRPYIIQDFYKEALAYKPDVVIISLGLNDTDPRNWPNYMYNFIPDYHKLIDSFRQANPTVDVWICKVSPIFSWHPRFKSSTRDWYWQVQNAIEAVAKATNSPLIDLYIPLHNRPELFKDALHPNAEGAAIIAKTVYAHLSKDWDGLRLAAPFSDHMVLQREKPLSIWGKANAGDTVVVSFMGMTVQSIASPSGDWMVTLPKQKAGGPYSMTVTAKEQTAVLKDIFIGEVWLCSGQSNMQFPLKSAYGAANDIENASNANVRLLNFRPVAETNAAAWNDTTLRMVNELKYFAGMWEISTPQSAKEFSAVAYYFGQSLSKKLGVPVGLVLNAVGGSPIESWIGRYELEHSPKVVDIFNNWDNNDLVQPWVRERCKQNIASASNPLQRHPYHPSYLFEAGIEPIIPMAMRGVIWYQGESNAHNKEAFNALFTEWVDCWRSRWKEELPIGYVQLSSLNRPSWPMFRDEQRRLLSARPRLGMVVCSDLGDSTDVHPTRKKEVGERLALWALSECYGQKGTLLSPLFKSVEYKGSEALISFDNAKGLRSSDGKELREFEIAGEDRLFYPAKAVLKGDKLSLRSSLVLKPMYVRYGWKPYSRANLVNSANLPASSFTTEY; this is encoded by the coding sequence CAATCGCGAAACCGAATGCTATCCATACCAGCTAGGAAAGATGTTGGGAGACTCCTATGAGGTGAAAAATTTCGGAGTTAGCGGAGCAACCTTGCTAGAAAAAGGGCATAGACCATATATCATACAAGATTTCTACAAGGAGGCTCTAGCCTATAAGCCTGACGTGGTAATTATCAGCCTTGGCTTAAACGATACAGATCCAAGAAACTGGCCTAACTACATGTACAATTTCATACCAGATTACCATAAGCTTATCGATTCTTTTAGGCAAGCAAATCCCACGGTAGACGTATGGATATGCAAGGTCTCCCCTATTTTCAGCTGGCATCCTAGATTTAAATCGAGCACGCGCGACTGGTACTGGCAAGTCCAGAATGCCATAGAGGCTGTTGCCAAAGCAACGAATTCGCCTTTAATCGATTTGTATATCCCATTACACAATCGACCCGAACTTTTTAAAGATGCGCTACATCCTAATGCCGAAGGAGCCGCAATTATTGCAAAAACAGTTTACGCCCATCTCTCTAAAGATTGGGATGGATTACGCTTAGCCGCTCCATTTTCCGACCACATGGTTCTTCAAAGAGAAAAACCATTGTCAATTTGGGGCAAGGCCAACGCAGGTGATACCGTGGTTGTTTCGTTTATGGGGATGACAGTACAGAGCATTGCTTCGCCTTCTGGCGACTGGATGGTAACGCTTCCTAAACAAAAAGCAGGAGGCCCGTACAGCATGACAGTTACTGCAAAAGAACAAACAGCAGTTTTAAAAGACATTTTTATCGGAGAAGTTTGGCTATGCTCTGGACAATCCAACATGCAATTTCCTCTTAAATCGGCATACGGAGCAGCAAATGACATCGAAAATGCCTCCAACGCCAATGTTAGGCTGTTGAACTTCCGTCCTGTTGCCGAGACAAACGCAGCAGCATGGAACGACACCACCCTTCGTATGGTTAACGAACTAAAGTACTTTGCCGGTATGTGGGAGATTTCGACTCCACAATCAGCAAAAGAATTCTCGGCTGTAGCGTACTATTTTGGACAATCACTATCAAAAAAGTTGGGAGTTCCTGTAGGCTTAGTTCTAAATGCAGTTGGAGGCTCTCCTATCGAATCGTGGATTGGACGTTATGAACTGGAGCACAGTCCCAAAGTTGTAGACATATTCAACAATTGGGACAATAACGATTTGGTTCAGCCATGGGTTCGCGAACGATGCAAACAAAATATCGCTTCTGCATCCAATCCCCTACAACGACATCCCTACCATCCATCCTACCTATTTGAAGCAGGCATCGAACCAATTATTCCTATGGCCATGCGAGGAGTAATTTGGTATCAGGGCGAATCGAATGCCCACAACAAGGAAGCTTTTAACGCGCTATTCACCGAATGGGTTGATTGCTGGAGAAGCCGATGGAAAGAAGAACTCCCAATTGGCTACGTTCAGCTATCGAGCCTAAACAGACCGTCTTGGCCTATGTTTCGTGATGAACAACGAAGATTGCTCTCTGCTCGACCACGCCTAGGCATGGTCGTATGCAGCGATTTGGGCGATTCCACCGATGTTCATCCTACACGAAAAAAGGAAGTAGGAGAGCGATTAGCCCTTTGGGCTTTGTCTGAATGCTACGGCCAAAAGGGAACCTTGCTTAGCCCGCTATTCAAAAGCGTAGAATACAAGGGAAGTGAAGCATTGATTTCGTTTGACAATGCCAAAGGGCTTAGAAGTTCGGATGGCAAAGAACTAAGAGAATTTGAAATAGCAGGAGAAGACAGACTATTTTACCCTGCAAAAGCCGTATTAAAAGGAGACAAGCTATCGCTTCGCTCTAGCCTGGTTCTAAAGCCAATGTACGTGAGGTATGGGTGGAAACCATACTCCCGAGCAAACTTGGTAAATTCGGCAAATCTTCCAGCATCCTCGTTTACTACAGAGTACTAG